TGGGGATGCAGCCGGTTTACAGTCCGCTCTAAAAACTGGTTGTAGAGGTCTTTGTCCTCTGGACTCACATTCTCAAAGTCGATATTAAGTCCTAGGTAGCCTTTTTGATTCATCGTCTGAATGATGTTTGTCAGCAGCGTATCCTGAATGCTTGGATTCGAGAGCACAGTGTGTGCGAGTGCCGTCCCCGTCTCGGTGGACGAGAAGTTGGTGATGGCCATCATCGACACGACGTTGCCGGCCTTTGCCACCTCTAGCTGCGCCGTGTCGTCAACAGGCGTGAGACCGCCATCCGATTGGATGCGGTACCCAAAAGGACACAGGTAGGTGAGGTATTCCGCGACTTCCGCTACCGTGCTTGCCCCAGCCTCACCAAACACAGTAGTAAAGGCATTGACATCAATGGTTGGTCTTGGCGGTCTTGGGATGCGGAGTGGTTGGCCGACGTAGATCTGTGACGCGTCCTGCAACTGATTGGCGGAGACAATGGCTCCTATGGTCGTCCGAAACTTCGCAGCAATTTGCCACAAGGTATCGCCGGGTACGACTGTGTAGACCAGCACAGGGATGGTGAGCCGCTGTCCCGGGGTGATGTTTGCAGCGTTTGCGATGCGGTTGATTCCCGCCAGCGCCTCAGTTGTTGTTCCATATCTGCGGGCAATCAAGTACAAGCTGTCACCAACCTGGACCGTGTATTCAGGGTAACCCACTGGGACGAGGAGTGCTTCTCCAGGCACGAGCTGGTCTCCGTTTGGGAGTCCGTTTGCATTCACAATCTGTGAGATGCGGACTCCATACCTCGCCGCTATCGACCAGAGGCTCTCGCCCCGTTTTACGACATGGATTTGCATGGCCTGTCACGCCCTTTTCATGCGTCATCTGTACCACCCTATTCCGCGAATGTCCGTTTCGCCCCTGGGCACCTGCCTAAAATGGGCGATTGGCTTCAATCCGTGATATCCATTATTAGGGTTCATATTGATGACACATTACGCTCGTACAATCCTCTCAAATCACCTGACAAAAGGTGAAAATGGATGGAGGACAACCCAAGTGAAAAAATCGAAAATGACAGTGATTGGCGCCTCAGCAGTATCTCTCGTCACTCTCTCAATGATGACACTGACTGCATTTGCAGCGACTGACACATTTTCACAGCAATACCAGATGAAACAGCAGCAGGAGACGACCCTTTGGCAAGAGGTTCAAAATTCAAGCTCCACGAGTGCTGATATTCAGGCTTTGGAAAGTACGGTAACGACCATCAATGCGCAAACAACCGCTTTGTATAACGCGTTGCAAACATTAAATCAAACGGTAGCGAACATCCCTCAAAACACCGCCAAAATGAGTGAATTGAGGCTGCTGCAGGGCCGACGTCAGGAGATTATCAATGCCAATGACAAGGCGTGGAACAATGTCGTATATGACAGCAGGCATCATCAGATGGCCGCGATGAAACACGACTTGGGGCAGCACACGTATTGGAGCAATCAATTGACTGCGGTCAACGCTCAAATCAAGGCTTTTGAAAAGAAATACGGAACGATTGGCGCCCCCTACATGGGTGCGCGTCCATCCCTTGAGAGTAGCATTCTTCATCTTCAAGACTCGGCCATCAGTTTCACAAATGAAATTCTCCAACTTCAGGCTCAAGGTTCAAGCACCACACCAACGAGTTCGCAGTCATCTGATTCAGGGAACGCGGCAACGAATTCCACCTCAGGCAATCAAACAACGACACAGAGCTCTTCGACAAATTCGTCTGCTTCTAATTAAGGTGTGAAATTGTAGGAATGTGTTGAACGGAGTGTGGATCCGCAGCGCGGATAGCACTCCGTTTTGCTTTCGCAGCACTGCAATTGCACAAACTGCACGAATTGCACAAAGAGTATAAATCCACATGGTACAATATGGATGTCAAAAGGATTGATAGAGTAGCGAGACTGACTTCAAATCTCTATATTTGCTCAAAATGGGGGTACATAGGAGTGCGTTTTTGGCGTGGCGCAGCTGGCTGTTGCCTCAATGAACATCACCAAATCCTGATGGTGCTCCAAGGCAAGCCTGATGAGGAACCGAAGTGGTCCGTTCCGGCTGGGGGAGTTGAGCAAGGAGAAACCATCGAAGCGTGTTGTGCTCGGGAAGTATGGGAGGAGACTGGATACAGAATTCAGGTTGGTAAAAAACTTTTTGAAAAGCATGGACAGTCATATGGATGGAATGTCGAGGTGCATTATTTTCAAGTTGCCATCGTCGCAGGCTCCGCATGCATCCAGGACCCTGACGGACTCATTCATGAGGTTGCATGGAAATCTTGGGACGACCTCAAGACATTGTCGTTGGCATTTCCCGAAGATAGGGAGTTTCTGCTGCAATTGACCCACAGCGGGAGCAAGTAAATGTCTACATATTTGATGACTGTGCAACCTGACTTTTCGAAGGCACAACAGACATTTAGGGACATCGGATGAGCGGATGTGATGAGCCATGTGGAAGCGTTGGCTGCTAGGGACGGTATTACTTCTTGTATTGGTACTTGCAGTGTATGCACACAGAGTGTGGTTAGTGCTGGTGTAATCTGTTTGTTCGAAAGTCGGTAGAGTGCGAATGTAATTGCTAGGGGGGATATCTATTCTAGAATCAATGCGGGTGATGACGACCGCCTACCTGTTTCACAAAGGCAGTGTTCTCCTCATGAAGCGGTCATCACAGAGACGTTTCATACCGGACGTATATGGTCTGGTATTGGTGGACACGTGGAGTCGAATGAACACGGTGACTTAAGGTCTGCGTGTTTAAGAGAAATCAAAGAAGAGACAGGATTGCAATCAGAAGACGTCAAGGAATTGGCGTTGCGATATGTGATTTTAAGACAAAGGAAGCAGGAGTTACGTCAGCAATTCATTTATTTTGGAACCACAACGAAGACTGAACTGGGTACGACGGATGAGGGGACTTTGCATTGGATGCCCACGAGCCAAGTGTTCAATTGCAAGATGACGGATAGCAACCGACTCATGCTCATGCATTACTTTGATAACGAGCCATCGAGTCGCGTGTGGGTTGGGACCACGTATGGTGAAGCGGGACAAGCAAGAATGAATTGGGCGTCAATGTCTGATTGGGAACCCTAGAAGCTGGCTTGTTTATTCTAGCGAAGCGAACTAATGCCCTAAGAAAAAATGCGCACATGCTTTAATTGTAAAATTTTCCATTAATGAACTTGCTGATTTTCCCCTGCTTGTGCGGAACTAAGTCAATTGGGGCAGAGCAAGAGTTCCACTTGACATAAAATGAACGATCGTTTATTTTAGAACTATGAGACATAAAGACGAGAACAAACGGGATGCCATCTTTCGAGCGACTATTGAGTTACTGAACCAAATTGGATTTTCGGACATTTCGATGTCGAAAATTGCGAAACATGCCAAGGTTTCGTCGGCTACCATTTATGTGTATTTTGAAAATAAAGATGACATGCTACGCAAGGTATATCTCCATGTCAAGGAGAAAATGAGCAGGCAAATGACAAGCCACGTTAATGGTTCCATGTCTATTTGTGATGCCCACCGACAGATTATGACGGATTTACTACATTTCGTTCGAAATAACCGAGACGAGTTTCTATTTATGGAGCAATTTACTGCGTCTCCTATGCTGGATAGACTGCTGTTGCAAGAATCATCAGAGCTTGCAATTCAAACGCTCCATGATTTTATAGACCGTGGAAAGCGCGAAAATGAGTTAAAGCCGTACGATGCTAAACTGCTTTTGTCGTACTGTTACTTCCCGATTGCCCGATTGGCGACGGCTGAAATTCGCCACAGAATTGAAATTACCGCACGCGATATGGACGCTGTTATTCAAATGAGTTGGGATGCTATTCGTGCTTAACGTGTTTTGTTGGTTTTTAAACGATCGTTCATTTATTAAATGTGCGTTATTCCGAAGGGGGGTGAGGCTGTGATTCGCATATAGATTGAGCAGAAAAGAAGTGAGAATAATAGGAGGTGGTCTGTATGGCCAACCGTAGACTGATTAAAACACCATTTGGCGCGACATCAACCGCTTTTGAAGTTGTTGCCGGAATTGACCTGCAAGGTAGAACTGCTATTGTGACGGGGGCATCCTCCGGCATTGGTATTGAGACTGCCCGTGCCTTGGCACATGCTGGCGCAAACGTGACGATTACGATGCGTAATATCGAGGCGGGGCGGTTGATAGCGAAAGACATCATTGAGACGACCGGGAATCAAAGTGTGCATGCAGAAAAGTTAGATTTGGTTGACCAATCATCCGTAAAGTCGTTCGTTTCGTCCTGGACAGGTCCGCTACACATTCTTGTTAATAACGCAGGCGTCATGGCAACGCCAGAATCGCGTACACCTGAGGGCTGGGAATTACAGTTTGCGACCAACCATTTCGGCCACTTTGCCTTGGCGCACGGACTTCATAGGGCACTCGCATCTGCTGATGGGGCCCGCATCGTGTCCGTCAGTTCGGCAGGTCACCTTCGGTCACCCGTGGTATTTGAAGACATCCACTTTCTTCATCGTCCCTATGATGCACTTCTTGCGTACGGTCAGTCTAAGACCGCTAACATTCTGTTTGCAGTTGAAGCGGGCAAGCGCTGGGCTGAGGATGGGATCACGGTGAATGCTGTAATGCCTGGGGCTATTCGGACTGCTGGCGTGCAAAATTTGAAGCTAAGCACTGAACGTATTGCAAAGCTCGAATCTTCAAGGGCTCCAGGAAACGAGATCGTATGGAAATCTCCGCAGCAGGGAGCCGCTACTTCAGTTTTGGTTGCCACTCACGCTGCCATAAACGGCGTCAGTGGGCGTTATTTCGAGGATTGCAACGAGGCTGACCGAGCTGTTCCCGGCATTATGGGCGGCATTGCTCCATATGCCTTGGACCCAGTTGCGGCAACACGATTGTGGGAGTTGTCACTAAGGGAACTCAAGTTGTAGTGATAAGAAAATAAACGTGCATCAGAGGAGAATCAATGCCGATTGCATTCAGCATTGCTACAGAGTTATGTCGCGTGCATGAACTGACTTCGCACCTGCAGTCAAGCAATGTCAACGTCTACCGAAGGTCAC
The Alicyclobacillus curvatus genome window above contains:
- a CDS encoding LysM peptidoglycan-binding domain-containing protein, with the protein product MQIHVVKRGESLWSIAARYGVRISQIVNANGLPNGDQLVPGEALLVPVGYPEYTVQVGDSLYLIARRYGTTTEALAGINRIANAANITPGQRLTIPVLVYTVVPGDTLWQIAAKFRTTIGAIVSANQLQDASQIYVGQPLRIPRPPRPTIDVNAFTTVFGEAGASTVAEVAEYLTYLCPFGYRIQSDGGLTPVDDTAQLEVAKAGNVVSMMAITNFSSTETGTALAHTVLSNPSIQDTLLTNIIQTMNQKGYLGLNIDFENVSPEDKDLYNQFLERTVNRLHPQGYFVSSSLAPKTSANQKGLLYEAHDYPAHGRILDFVVLMTYEWGYRLGPPQAISPLDQIKRVLDYAVSAIPRNKILMGFQLYARDWLLPHVQGMQAETFDMQEAIRRAVTYGATIRYDKTAQSPYYNYTDEQGRGHEVWFEDARSAVAKLDLIQAYNLRGVSYWVLGYPFPQNWVLLADSYVTRKL
- a CDS encoding NUDIX hydrolase: MDVKRIDRVARLTSNLYICSKWGYIGVRFWRGAAGCCLNEHHQILMVLQGKPDEEPKWSVPAGGVEQGETIEACCAREVWEETGYRIQVGKKLFEKHGQSYGWNVEVHYFQVAIVAGSACIQDPDGLIHEVAWKSWDDLKTLSLAFPEDREFLLQLTHSGSK
- a CDS encoding NUDIX domain-containing protein — its product is MARGDIYSRINAGDDDRLPVSQRQCSPHEAVITETFHTGRIWSGIGGHVESNEHGDLRSACLREIKEETGLQSEDVKELALRYVILRQRKQELRQQFIYFGTTTKTELGTTDEGTLHWMPTSQVFNCKMTDSNRLMLMHYFDNEPSSRVWVGTTYGEAGQARMNWASMSDWEP
- a CDS encoding TetR/AcrR family transcriptional regulator, which codes for MRHKDENKRDAIFRATIELLNQIGFSDISMSKIAKHAKVSSATIYVYFENKDDMLRKVYLHVKEKMSRQMTSHVNGSMSICDAHRQIMTDLLHFVRNNRDEFLFMEQFTASPMLDRLLLQESSELAIQTLHDFIDRGKRENELKPYDAKLLLSYCYFPIARLATAEIRHRIEITARDMDAVIQMSWDAIRA
- a CDS encoding SDR family NAD(P)-dependent oxidoreductase yields the protein MANRRLIKTPFGATSTAFEVVAGIDLQGRTAIVTGASSGIGIETARALAHAGANVTITMRNIEAGRLIAKDIIETTGNQSVHAEKLDLVDQSSVKSFVSSWTGPLHILVNNAGVMATPESRTPEGWELQFATNHFGHFALAHGLHRALASADGARIVSVSSAGHLRSPVVFEDIHFLHRPYDALLAYGQSKTANILFAVEAGKRWAEDGITVNAVMPGAIRTAGVQNLKLSTERIAKLESSRAPGNEIVWKSPQQGAATSVLVATHAAINGVSGRYFEDCNEADRAVPGIMGGIAPYALDPVAATRLWELSLRELKL